The Ziziphus jujuba cultivar Dongzao chromosome 5, ASM3175591v1 genome segment AAATTTCATTGGATAATCTGTTTCCACCACTGCCTTGAGAACCTACTCTACCTGCATGCTTTGAGCCGCTGGAACTGTCTCTGTTCGTGTTGCCTGGAGCAGTGCCACTCTCCGAAGAGCTGTGTCGCCAGCTACCAAAGAAAACAGCACTCCAAGATCTTCTCGATGAAGTTGTTCGCAACTTTGCAGAGCTGGAACTCTCCACCCTCACCACCTTTAGAGGGTTTTCCAATGCTTTGAGGATATATTTCATAGGAGGACGTTTGGAAGGTTTGGGGTTAAGACATGACCTGGCTACAATTGCCATGGCCCATACCTCTTCCAATAGATCCTCATCTATGATTAGAGATGGGTCAACAATTTTTGTAACCAGTTCCTTGTCATATATACTTATGCAACGAATCGTGTTGTCCAACCACTCTCTTGTTGAGGCATCATTTGCTTTGCTGATACCTAGCTTACCCGTCACAAGCTCAAGTAAAACCTTCCCGAAACAGTACACATCATGAGCACAAGTCATTGGCAATGGAGCTGTTCATTACAAAAATAAGATTAGAAAAAGTTAGGTTACTACAGCTGAGAGACGGAGTAAAATGCATTTCAACCTCAAGTCCAGCAAGATGAATTATAAAGGAGCCTATGCCTTTTGTTATAATCCCAACAGATAATTATGCAGTTTGACAACTATTCACAACCACATTCTGCAAGTCTAATATAGATGCTAGATGAGTGATTTGCAGGTAGACAATTTCTCAGGGGTATAACCGTAACAAGTAGGTTAGGTCGACTGAGGTTGACTGAACTCAGATGCACATACAACATATCTTAGTATGGAAAATAGATTTGCCATGAACTTAAAAACTTCCAGACAAGGCAAGTGGATATACGCACCAGAAAGGCCCTGTTCAGAGGTTCTGCACAACACAGAGAAGgcgaaaaaaatatatatatattagttaatgTCTGCATATATTTAGCAAAATCGGTACTGTAACAGTCAGATAAAAAACGTACTGTGATTTTCGCAACAGTCTTGTGAGCACATTTTGGTTAGCATCACCTTCTTGGGCATGGACCTCACTTAAGCTTCCAAGTCGCACCTCAAATTTATCATCAAGAAGGATACTGCTTGCTTGAATGTCCCTATGGCCACCGAAACAATGATTgcaattatcaccaacaatgtATATGAAAAAGGATAGAAAGAAGTGAACAACCAACTTAGACAGTTTGGGAACTACACAGGAATCAGGAGACCAATATAgaaattttcacttttaaatTCTGGTCATTCACTTAAATGTAAATGAAGGTTTACAAAATAACCTCCTATTAACCATAAGATATCCTTACCAACAATCTCAACATTAGTTGTTGCTCTAAACTACCATATTAACAAGTCCAACAAGAAGCCAATTTCCTTTTAGCTAACTAAGAAGGTCATTTCAATGTCATATCAAATAATAACTTGAGCTAAAATGTTTTGACTCACCAAAAGGACTTGCATTCTATACAGCAAAGGATCAGAAATACGACGTTTCCCACTCACAATGAATAAGGGCTATCATACAAAAGATCCATAATGAAATCTGAGAAACAGAAAGAGAACAAGTATTGATTAAAGCAGGTTGTTCAGTACCTGTGAACAAGAGGAGGAGTGCAGTCATGGTGTAGGTAGGCAAGGGCTTCAGCAGCTCCAATTGCAATCTTTAATCTTGTTATCCAATCCTGGGACTGTAATCTGTCATCTTCTACTCTAGTATTTCTGTGCAAGGAATTTTCCAAATCTCCATTTGGCAAGTACTTGTAAACAAAAAACTTTTCGCCCTCATGCTCCAAGCAGTGTCCCAATAGTGGGACAAATCTTACATGTGAAACCTTGCTGAAGAATTCCATTTCCATCATAAATGATTCTTTCTTGAAGGAACGCAGATCTACCTTTTTTATAACTACAGGCATCCCACTTTCCAAAAATCCCTTGAAGAGGTCTCCAGAGTGTCCATGCTTGATAAGATTTGTTTCACTAAAATCGGAAGTGAAGTGGAGCATCTGCTCATAGCTAAATGATTCTCCCACCCATGATACAGATGGATCTTTAGGAAGTGAAGGGCTGTCCACTGGAACAGGCCCCACATTCGCACTGCCTCTTTGGCTTGCAATGTCCTTATCACATATTTTCCGGAGAACTAACAGCACCACTACCAAAAGCACAATGAAGAAAATTCCACCAAATATCCCGACCAGTATGAAAATCAATCTTTTATTGCTCTTTGAGTCAGATTCCAATTCAGGAGGCATAGGATCATCAAAAGGTAAGCGTCTCTCGGCATAGAACAATCTACAATCCTGCCAGCTCCTCTGATTGTCCATCTGTAGGCAATTTTTAGTAACAGTAACATTCCCTTGACTATGTTCAGGTAACTTGCCTTGAAAATAGTTACTGGACAAATCAATCCAACTAAATTTACTGAGTGAAAAAGTAAGATTTCCATATAACATATTGTTTGAGAGATTGAACTGAGCACCAGTTCCGTTTGTACTCAGACTTGGCAGAAAACCTGTAAAATTGTTACTGGAGACATCAAGGATCTGCAAACTGAGAATCGACAACAATGCAACAGGAAGTTCACCATCAAGTTTATTCCCCGTCAGAACTACAACCTGCAGCTGAGAAAGATTCGAAAACAAACCCTCTGGCAGTTGACCTTCTATACTGTTATCTCCTATGTCCATCCTCCTCAAACTCCTCAACCCACTCAACTCCAAAGGCAATGACCCGGACAAAGAATTCTTACTGAGATTAAGCACAAGCAATCGAGCAAGGTCACCCAACTGAACAGGTATAGAAGCAGCAAGACTATTGTCAGAAAGGCTCAAGAATTGGAGTCTCGAAAGGTTACCCAAATCTGGTGGAATTGACCCAGATAAGAAATTTGAAGAAAGGTCAAGCCGGGTAAGATTGACAAGCGATGAGAAACCAGAAGGTATGAACCCGGTAAGTGAATTCTGGGAAAGATTGAGAACCGATAGTTCCTCCAACTGTCCCAGTGAAGAAGGTATACTGCCAGTGAGCTTATTGTGAGATAGATGCAGCTGAGTAAGTCTACTCAAACCACCAAGTGACGAAGGTATTGGACCTAAAATTGAAGCAGACCGAAGATCGAGCACTTGGAGAGCATTAAGGCTCTGACCAAACCAGTCAGGTATAGACCCAGGAAGATAAAACCCAGAAGCATTGAAATAAACCAAGGATGTCAAATTGACCAGAGAATCAACGGCAAAAGTAGGTTTCTTTCTCCCTTCATGGGTTCGCCGCAACCCAGAAATAGTTATCCCAATCACTCGGCCATTGCTGCACTCTACGCCGATCCATTTGCATGGCTCACCTTTTATGGGCCAGTCCTTGCCTCTGAGCCCCAACGACGTCCGGAGGTCTAGTAATGCCGACCGTTCAATGCTGGAGTTTAAACGCACTTCTTCCTGGGCTAACCCACTCTGAacaaacaacaataacaaaactAGAGCTATCATAAACACACCAAGCCGACCTTCCATGGTTTTTTGTGACTCTGTACAGCAGATGTTCATTGTCGTCTATGGAGCTTCATCTTCCTCcgttcttcttcattaattagcACTTGGCGTCACTACGAATACTTGGACTAAGACCAATCAACCAAGATAACAagaaatcttcttcttctttttttttttttttttttttttttagtattccgAAACTTCTTACCTCCAATCACGAGCTATGTTTCTGCATTCGATGCAGTTTTCATCCTCTACAAACACGACAACCAACCGCCCCACTAAAAAGAACCCAAAAATAATtggataaacaaataaaaataaaaaaatctggaCTTTTTGGTCACTAATTTGATAAGAAATTATAGATAATGTCAATTACAATTCTCCTGTAGAGGATGGCACGGCGTTTGAAGAAGAAGGTAAACATTAATGACTAACAATAAGAGCTATGCCCAACCCAACCGCCAAGGTTTTTCTCTGCAGCACCGTGTCACTTTCAGACTCACCGGACGCCATTAATGAAACTCTCGCTGAGACTCTGAAcccttttttttagtttttttttttttttttttttctctccttccACTTCAACACTATGTATTGGCTTTGGAAGCTCAAGATTTGAAATGGGTTTTCGAGCTTTTATAACAATGGCTTGTTTACACTTTCTGGAGGAGGCTATGGTAATGAAGTTCCTCACAGCTTCTCCTCGGCAATACCTCCAAAGATTTCAGGACAATTAAAGTGGGCTATacttatgatttttcttttttctattataaaaaaaaaaattgcaaatattaCTTTCCTCGAAAACTATTTTGCATGTCGTTTTTGTCACAGACAATTCAATGGTTGTCTAGAGCTTTGATTTTTcctcctcttttttcttttattattgttattattattattatgtagaaATTAACCAGTTGACGTAATAGTTCCAACAAATAGGTCGATgactaatttattattattttataagattatTGGCTGACCTTACTCGTTTGCTTAAGATTCCCTTAATAATTGaacctttctttttatttttttgaatgtgATAGTTACTGGTCTGCAAGTGTTTTCAATTCAGATAAGGTTAAATACTGTTTTTATGTGATTTCCGTTTGTTATAACAACTGGGAGTTATATTATGGTAACTTTGAAGTAGATATTTTGAAGTTCattctattatttctttttctaccgtacaataaaaacaaaaataggatgaaacaaaaacaaatacacCCAGTGCCATTTCCCCTAAGAATGTTAGATAAATTTTTGATTTGGGGCTATCTTACAGGACAAGGGTTTTGCATTTTTGGTATGAGAAATGTAccaaatcttttttcttttttttcttttttttttcaatcttcttGCTTAAatattaggtatattaattaattaataagggtgtttgattttctttttttctttttcctttttaacagATGAATAATTtggttgattttctttttttctttttcttttttaatagatgAACAATTTGGTCAACTAATCTAAAAATAATGACACATTAATATATAGAATGGTTATCCTtgataaagtaaaaatatttatttataaaaattaaaaaaagagtaaatatttatatttatatgtttgactattattttgaattagattcaatgtttagtttttataaaattgattttttttttcaaaaaataccaaaattggtaacattaattaaaagtcaaagcttataaattatttatgcatttataattttagatattcaatctgaattttaatatattttaaataagacaagtatatttattatgcctttagtttttttcttataaaatgaatagctattttttaaaaagttttgttatttattattaatgatgatgatcatcatttaaaatatttaattttttattttttcttcttaaattttaaaagcaaattgaTGGTAATCGTTTATAttatcatttgatatataaatttcatttataattttttaacaatagtgttatatagtatttttttttaaaatagaaaaataaacacttctacaaagtaaatattttttaaattcaaaatataccaaaaaaaggttaattatataaaataattattttatttatgtatcctaaaatataattaaattcaaattgttttaatattcacttgaaaccttaaaaaaaaaaaaaattagatatctTCTTTGAATGTTTCACTTAATggatgtattttttatatatataatataatattgagtTCATAGTAAACAACAATATTTTAACACATTAATCAAATCTTTTCTTTAAGTTCAAGAAAACCCCAATGAGGAAAAATATTTAACGAACgtataaccataataacatattctcctttttttttggccgatatattaatatattatattcacGTTATACTTGTTCTTtccattttattataatttaatacagATTCATAAAGTATGaaaatttatgtattattttattatataatataatattcacACACTACCGTATCTTAAATTATACTGGATCTCCAACGCCATGCCATGTCGTCCTTGATGCCCATGCAACTATTCTACCACTCGAAtgctctttattatttttaccattgTGATGGAAAAGCTCCATTAAATGTTGtggataatgtttttttttttttttcatttaataatatCCTTTCTtggtttaaaattttagttggaattccaaatatatttttttttttgctagtgTAGCTGGGCCCCAGGCTCCCCTGCCCCCCTAAGACTCGATCCCGAGCATCCACAGGCTGGGATGTGGAAACTAGGGCTGGGCAAAACCCGACCCAAACCGACCAACCCGCTCAAACCGAactatttgggtcggtttgggttggtttttaactgttaaacgggtcggttcggttacatatgtattgaacccgtggttttcggttcgggttacggatgggtagaaaatttatccaatccaaaccgaaccgacccataataatccaaaggtgaaggtttagtcatgaaatatgcatgaggtccaaactggcccaaaccaaaattacaaaaaattgggctgaaagtgaagctcatcataaggcccaaaccggcctaaaccaaaaataaaaaaatttggaccgaagcccatcagaaagcccaacccagcccaacccgtgaacccaacccaaaccgaaaaatattcattcggttcggttcggtttgggttgaatgtaacggtcggttcggttcggttttgtaccCAATCCAAACCGAAccggtcggttcggtttaaaaaagatcacagaaccgaaccgaaccgagcccacccctagtGGAAACTCTGCGACTTGAGCTCCACGACGAGTTATTAAATAGTCACAGGCaatatatgtaaatttgttGGTAATATAAACGTATTATAACATCAAAACCAACttttaccaccaaaaaaaaaaaaccaacttttCTCCAACTCGATAATAAAAGAGAGGAAAGTGCTAAAGGCTAACAGTGACCGATAGAAAAAGATTGTGACTGACCTGGCAATTCCATAAACGCGTTAGCCGACGTGGACCCCACTACGCTCCGCGTCGTTTAGGCCATTCCGCAGTTTTTCTGATTCTTTTGAGTTCAGTTGTTGGTTATTCTTCttctaaacaaaattataaGTATTAAcatattgcttttatttttgcaaaatataacccaaaaaaaaaataataataataataacgtttTTCTAACGCCACTtgtttagatattattttattcataaataaaaatttaaaaaattacattttaactttttcaatgtcgctataattataattagattctatattttcaaaaaattatcactTAGGCTTTATATGTCATTTTTAGTACTTAACTTTAATTGTCAAAGTTTTAAAGgccataattaaatttttataatattatttaattataaaaaaccaTTGATTTTTAAGTTTCCTTTAGAggtcaaaattaaatgaaaaaatagataaatgagtATACTTTAATAGatacataaaagtaaaataaatt includes the following:
- the LOC107420250 gene encoding probable LRR receptor-like serine/threonine-protein kinase At2g16250 — its product is MNICCTESQKTMEGRLGVFMIALVLLLLFVQSGLAQEEVRLNSSIERSALLDLRTSLGLRGKDWPIKGEPCKWIGVECSNGRVIGITISGLRRTHEGRKKPTFAVDSLVNLTSLVYFNASGFYLPGSIPDWFGQSLNALQVLDLRSASILGPIPSSLGGLSRLTQLHLSHNKLTGSIPSSLGQLEELSVLNLSQNSLTGFIPSGFSSLVNLTRLDLSSNFLSGSIPPDLGNLSRLQFLSLSDNSLAASIPVQLGDLARLLVLNLSKNSLSGSLPLELSGLRSLRRMDIGDNSIEGQLPEGLFSNLSQLQVVVLTGNKLDGELPVALLSILSLQILDVSSNNFTGFLPSLSTNGTGAQFNLSNNMLYGNLTFSLSKFSWIDLSSNYFQGKLPEHSQGNVTVTKNCLQMDNQRSWQDCRLFYAERRLPFDDPMPPELESDSKSNKRLIFILVGIFGGIFFIVLLVVVLLVLRKICDKDIASQRGSANVGPVPVDSPSLPKDPSVSWVGESFSYEQMLHFTSDFSETNLIKHGHSGDLFKGFLESGMPVVIKKVDLRSFKKESFMMEMEFFSKVSHVRFVPLLGHCLEHEGEKFFVYKYLPNGDLENSLHRNTRVEDDRLQSQDWITRLKIAIGAAEALAYLHHDCTPPLVHRDIQASSILLDDKFEVRLGSLSEVHAQEGDANQNVLTRLLRKSQTSEQGLSAPLPMTCAHDVYCFGKVLLELVTGKLGISKANDASTREWLDNTIRCISIYDKELVTKIVDPSLIIDEDLLEEVWAMAIVARSCLNPKPSKRPPMKYILKALENPLKVVRVESSSSAKLRTTSSRRSWSAVFFGSWRHSSSESGTAPGNTNRDSSSGSKHAGRVGSQGSGGNRLSNEIFPEPVEMQDVERQDSH